The Numenius arquata chromosome 6, bNumArq3.hap1.1, whole genome shotgun sequence sequence AAGGAAATGGATCCAAATGAAACCAGTGTGTGATGGGAAAAGAACTGGTGAAGAGGCATATCATAGTCAGTAGAGGTTAAGTAATGGTCCATCTTAAAATGTTAAAACGACTGGGATTTGGCATGGGTCTTTTCTACATCTATTCAAAGTCTTCATTAGTAGCTTGGAGGACAGAAGAAAGAGTGTACGTCCTGGATTCATAGAGGAGCTAAAGCTGAGAAGAACTACAGGTACCCATCTCCAGGAGAGATATTATCCTTGCATTACAGCTGGAACATACCAGGTCCTGGCCCCATCTAGATACAGACACCATGTTGAAGGGCAGCTCTCTGGACTGCCTCATCTCACCTGCACTGCCATGCAGACAGAAAGTGCTGGACCAGGGGGGCAGTGACCTGGCACTGAGGGGGTGTGGGCAGGGCTGTCATCTCTTCCTGCCTCTCAGCTCTTGCACTTGTCAGTAGTACAGGAGTCCTGAGGAGGGGAACAAAAGCAGCCCCACCAACATTTCACCACCATTAAATAAGAGACAATATAAAGCTCTGGGGGCTGCAAGCCTCTTGAAGGGCAAGATTAGCACTAAAAACTACGTTTGAAactgcagaaacactgaaaaggtGGGATGCTGTTCAGTAAGAAATGGGAAACATGGTAAAGGTAGGCAGGAAGACTGCATTGCACATCCAGGACGAGGGTCTGACTGTGGTAGCAGTCCTTCAAGGACTGCTTCTCCACCCAAGGGAGGGCCAAGACATCCAAGGAAGTCAGTGATCACTATCAGTCAACAGTGCAGTGTTGATTTGAAAAAGGCAAACCACCTGTGCAGTCAGGAACATGGTGTGAAAAACATGCAATATCATTAATCCAGTGTGCTCACTCTACTTGGCACTGGCAAGGCCTCAGCTGATGTCCTGTGTGCTTCTCCAGGCATCACCAGTCAGTAAAAGGATGCAGATCAAATGCAGAACAATTTGCATGGACAGAGACCTAGAAAATATGACCTAAGAAGGTAGTGGAGGGATGTAGAGGGGATTTAGCTGAGACCAGGTTAAAACTAGACATAGAAATaatcttcaaatattttgaaaagcagccacaaagaagaaaagagtagACTCTCGAAGAAGACAATAAATAATTTATAGCAAAGGATgttcagattagatattgggaCGAAACACTCGAGAAGATGGTTAGTTAAGCATGGGAACAGGCAGTTTCAGAAGGCAGAAGAAGCTTCCTCATTGGAGGTTTTTATGAATATACTAGACAAGCATGGGTCAGGAATAGGATGAGGACAACTGATCCTGTCTCAGGGCAGAAGGAGGCTTCCTGGCTTCATTCCACCTTTATTTTCTATGAACGCTCCCAGGCTGGTGTAATGGCCACAGAAAAAAATGGACAAGTTTGAGTTTTCAGCCACAATTCCTTTTGCCTCATAAATCGTCTTTCCCTGCCTGCCATCCCACCTGCCTTTTCAACCTGAAGAGCTTTTCATTGGAAATGTGATTTTGTTGGTATGTTAAAGGTATTCCTGGCATTCCCCATCACGGACATTCCTGGTGTCACCGTCAAAGATAGGCGGTTGTTGCCTTTTGCATCGCATAGCATACAACTGCGTTCAAGGTCAGCCTGACTTACCTAGAGGCTGCTCAATGTCCCGTCGGGCTTTTGGGGAGTAGAAGAAACCCCTCTCTCCACACACCAGGTAGAGAGCCTCCACCAGGTGGGAGCCGCAGAGGTGCTGGTTGGCAGCCGCGTGGCTAGTCCCAGGGCCAGAAAGAGCGAGAAGGGCCAGGAGAGGCAGTGATCGGATCCAGAGAGCCATGGTGATCAGGGTGAGGCCTAGGTTTAAGAGACAGAGGAGACACAGGGAGGTCTAGGAGGGAGAAACAGGTTGTCATCTTATGCCTGTGAAAATGAGATCAAAGTAGTAGATGGACCTTCTAAAGATGACATAGCTTGAGAGAGAAGGAGAGCTTTCTGCATCAGGCTTTACAAGTCGCAGTAAGTGGCTAATGATTATTACCAGAAGTACATCTCCATCCACATGTTCACATCAGTCCTGGCCTCCCTGTTATCTTCCCCCAAACAGCCAAACTAGACTGGAAGAGCCATCCCACTGAGCCCTGTAGCACACATGCACAGGAGAGCTGAGATCAGCAGACGTTTTCAGAGGAAAAACCCTCTCTGCCAAGTCAGAATGGGCTGTTATTTATGATGgcccaaaaccagcacaatgtGCTCAAAGACCAGAGGACACCTCATTTTCTTGGAGTAGCAAGCCAGCACTTGTCACCACCAGCTACATCAACTCAAGAAaacagctctgcaaaacaggTAGAACCCAAAAGGGCGGCAATCAGACTTACCCAAAGAAGTGGCAGCAAGAGATGGAGAGAAGTTTGCTCTGAGAAATGAAGACTGTTTGGTTGGTAGTGATATCCCCATTCTTTCTTTCCCATATTTATATGTTTTACATTAGCTCAAGTGACACAAGAGCGAGTGTGAGCCCCACCTCCTCGATGACAGTCCAGCCAAAATTTTTGCTGCTTGTGCACATTAATTTCCCTCTATGTAGCATCAACAGATCTTTATGCAACTTAAGATAGAAGCAACAGTTTGCAGTTTCCAACTCatttcatctgacctatttttgCTTCCTTGAAGCTCTGTCCTGAGCCATCAGTGACCCTTTTAGCAGGAGATAATGATGCTATTACATCTGCAATGATTACTAATGACACTAATGCTGGCAATAGGCACTGCTGGCATTGAGGTGGCTCAACAGCtgtttctgaaatgtaaattaaaGGCAAACATGTTAATCTGTTTGATTAATATCACCTTGGAAAGTATGCAGTGATGGGACCAAGTTGTCGGTGAGACCATGCTACTGTCAGGTGttcaaggaaggaaaacacattaCTGTGCTGAGGCTATCTGCGGCCCCACTCACTGGCCATGCAGTGCACAGCAAGAGGCACGCATCCACAGCTTGGGCTGGGGGAGGAATAATATTTTGCAGGAGACATTGGGTAACTCCAGCTCAGCACGGGGTCAGAGTTAGagcattttaaattttgtatgtGAAATTTTGTATGTATGTCTTTCCCTCTTCACCCACTGAAAGGCAGGTCCCTTCCTTCATCTGCCAGGTGCTCCTTCAAATTCCCGTTTGGGTGTAAGCAGACCAGAGACTCAGTCTCTCCTGTTTACAGGTGAGAGCTCAGAGCACCTCAGCTCATATCTCTGGGGCTCTGCCCGAAATTGTGTCTTTGACACCAAGAAACATTTCTGGTAAATCCCAGTGAAAACCATGAGATAGCTGATTATCTCCATTCTGGCCAGTAAATTCACTTTTAATAGGAGATGATGGGTGAGGGGTGATCCACTGTCTTTCATTTGTCTGATTTTGGCAACAGAACTAGCTTGCTCTCTCTTTCACATTACCCCATTTTTTGATACCTCTGGTGCTCAGCTTTTCTGCCACCAATAGCAAGCTTGcacctttttctgtttaaagtataatttttttttcccctgcctgaaAAGGCCTATTTTAAATGATGgggatgagatgatctttaaactTCCCGTTGGTCTCAATTTTGAGACTACAAGTGCTCAGCACTATTGAAAAGGAGACATTTTCATCTGTTTGAACTCTGCTGCTTGTTTAATTTAGAATAAGCCTGATTCTCCATTCACAGTATAAATCAGAAGTTCACCAAAATCAGCAGAATGCCTTGAGACTCAAACCAGACCCTTGATTTCTTGAGTAGCCAAAGCAATTCATCCATCAGCATCTAGAAGGTAGGAAGTCCCATATGCCTCTATCATGGCTTTAAGTATGAAGTATCATATGATTGCTAAATGACTGCAATTGCAAAAAGGCTTGTGAGAAGTGCTAAATCTCTGATGAGCGTACAGGGAGGGGGGTCATTTGCTCAAACGGATGTGAGACAAGGTTATCAGTTATATCCCTTGCCATGTAGGTCTTTCGGCCTCCTGCTAATAAATCCAAGTTGTGATGCTCAACTACAGTTAATAGCATTTCTGCACAATGTGTAACAGTATCTCTGTCTCCTTTCCCCTCAAAAAAGATATTGGATGTACTTGAATGACCTAATGTATACCCATGAAGAGGGTCTCAGGTTTCAGCAAGATATGAGTACAGGGAATTAACTTACTCAGACCTTCTTTCTCCTGGGAGAAGATGGGGAATTAGCAGCCACACAGGATAAAACCTGACATTTTACCCCATTTGAAGTAGGTTGTCAAAGCCAGGAGAAGAAGCCTTGTGCCACTCACACTTCCTCCAGAGCAGGGAGCCCCCATCCAGCATCTCACATGAAGGGGACAACTTGCAGAATTACTGTATGGATCCCCTTAGCGGTTGTTTTCCTGCAGCCACCGCAATGCATGAGGTCCAATGGACCTCAGGCCAGTGGTCGCCTTGGAAAGGCTCCAGAGCAGAGTATTCCCCAGGTTAATCACACACTGAGATTTGCCATTTAGGGTTTTCATTCTTGCACTTTTGAACGTTACCTGAGCTCACCTGAACTCATGTTTTATTGACAGTGGGACTTTATAAGAAGGCTACCTTCATTACCTTCTCCCTTCTGAGTAGCTTCCCTGATGggcttcccccttccccagggttTACCCCACCGatgtagcaaaaaaaaagctattttattttgtgttggaAGTGCCATGTTATTAGACTGTTGCTTCTCTTACTCTAGGCAAACCAAACCCTGGAGGTAGCTTTGAAAAACTCGTGGTATTTCTGCAACATGCCCCAGCAGGGGAACAGCTGATTGTACCCAAGTGTTCAGGAATCCCTCTTGCCTTGCTGTAGTTTGGGTGCAGAAATAAGCCAGAAGAtttattggaaggaaaaaagatatcACACTGGCTCAAAGTTCAGCATGGGCCaatcttttttttgcagaagtttcttactatgattttttttccccttccaaaatATGATCACTTTGATTATTTAttggaaattgtattttcttaccATAAATGGtcctttgaaatatgaaaaatgctAGCAGTGATTTAAATGGATATAAAATGGATATAAACTGCAGAAAGTTTTGACTTAGATGAAAAAGTCCCATGTCAGCAGCAAACTGAGAGAAGGGGCCAACAGGGGAGCCCTGTTTCTCAACAGAAAagttttttctgcagaaaaatctcAGCTCACTCTTTCCAGGTTGGGCTTCCCTATGTTTTCCATGTGATTAGGCAGCAACAGGCCAAATGTTTACCCATCATTTCTGATACACGTGCCTTGCATGACCCCCAGGTCCTCGGCTCCACGTTGGGCTCACTTGGCCGAAGGgtgggagcagctgggtgggagtgggctactcctggctcctgcccttCGTGCTAAACACCTCCAGACGTGACTTGAAGCCACCTCCCTTACATCCCTCCGACCCCGAGCAGTTGCATCAGTGGGAACAAGGTTTAGGCAGTCCCTAGTGTCATGCAATCAAGTTTTACAGTCCGTCGCCAGCACAATAAAATCTTTACTACTGTAGATGTCTAGCATTTTCGAACCCTGTCCTGAAAAAATAACAAGCCCACTATGGGACAACTAGTTAACAATTACAAGTTTGTGCAAATTTTACTGACAGCAAAGGCCACGTCTGAAGGCAAGCAAGTTCTCAGAGAGCACCTGCATCCCTGCCACTACTTTCATGCTCCGCAGCCACCACCGGGGCTGTTCTGCCCATGCCCAGGCGTGTTGCcccaaaagcagagcagagagcatcAGCTGCAACTGCGTGCCTCCTTTTCCCTGGAGGGCGAATTCGGTGGCTTGTGAAATAAATAGCCCCGGAGAAGGTGCTGCCTGCCAATGCACCCCTGCACTGTGCTAGCAGCTTGCCGAAACACAGTCCTGATGCACCCATAGGGATCTGCACCCCCCAGAGAAGCTTTTGGGGGTGACCAGCCCCTGGGAGATGCCTCAGTATGGCCACTGGTAGCTGGAGATGTGTAGTTGGGGCAATGCACTAAAGCACATGGGCCATTTGAGCTACAGATGTGTAGCACTTAGATCAGCAGGGGGAAGTGGGGACTCCCTGGGTCCCAGTGGTTGCCTCCTCCGGGTTTTGCTCTGCTCCCCATGTGGGGTGCAGCAGCAGTCAGCAGCGTGGTGCAGAGGAGGGAAGCTGTCATCCTCAGTGCTCCTTGTCTCCGTGTGGTTTCCAGCAGCTGTGCTCCTGATGGCGTGTCCAAGCATCCATGGAGCAGCAGCATGCGACCACCCTGCCAGTGGCAGTGGCATGAGACGAAGGGCAGGGAGGTGAACCTGGCACCAAAGTGGGTGCTTAACCATGGGAATGCTTGCAACCAAATCCTGTGATGACTGCAGAGATACGTGGTAGGTGAGGCAGCCACCATGGGCTCAGAGGGGAAAGGGGGTTGCTATAGCAAAGGGTGAGGTTCTGCGGCTTATCAGCCACACAATGAGAGATGCCCTTGCTTCAAAAGGGGCATTGTGCAAGCAGAGAAGGGGGCCACTCACTGGGACACAAGTAATCTCAGCTGCTTCTATAAACTAATCTGGGCGGCCGCCTGGGTGCAGGGCATGTGAGCCATCCCCATCGCCCTGTCGGCCACCAAGCTTAAAGGAGACACTCCTGCCAGACTGTGGATTTCACAATTTTCCAGGCTTTTCCAGGCCAGGGACATTATCTTGCTGCTTAGAGCACAAAGGGTTGATTCATAAAACAGAGGGTGCAACCCAAAGGCCAGGGTAACCAAGCAGGTCTTACCCATCGGTTTCCATCACCTTTGGGTTAGCTGCTAACAGCAGAGAGGGTTGTGAGTACATCCGCACCACTCACTGGTAGAAGATGCTCCAGGGAGCAACTCCGAAGAGCTAGTAGCTTTCATTAGAGAACAAGGGAGTTTCCTAGGTGTGCTATGGCTCTGAGAACGGCCTCCTGCAACCCAAACCCTCTGGCCACCCATCCTGAGCACATGAACACATCTCAGCAGGCAAACGCTGACCTTTGGCCAGCCCAGCTCACATGGGACCATTGAAGCTGCACCTTGCTCAAGTCCCCCTCTACAGGCTAAAACCTCTACACAAGTACAGCTACTCAAGCAAAACGGACCAAATTTCTTTATGTCTAGAGTAAAGCTCCCAAAGTCTTTCCCATCCATCTTGGGAAGAGCATATGCAAGGTTAtaaatacagatggaaaaaaacagGTATGCTCCTTTTAACTCCATTAAAATATTACTGGCCACATATTTTTTTGAGAAGCTAGAGGAGAAAATAGCACCTAAGTGCTGCTAATAGTTCCTAGACATAGCTATTAGCAGATGCAGTAGAACAAATTAGTTTGTTTATCAATGAGGACAAGATGAAATCTGTGGCTATTAATGGCCCAAAAGTAATCCTTGGCGTAGATCGAGAAACATTAGAAGAGGTGATGACACCCTGCTAAAGGACaagtaatgaaaaacaaaagtaacAATTAACTTCCACAAAGTGGAGAAGCACTGGAAAAGTAGCCTCATCAGCACCAATCCAAAAATAGACGTTTTCAGCACTGATACCGCATCCATCCTTCTTCACGTTGTGGAAGTTCACAAGAACAACCAAAGAGGATCTTGACCTGGTTCTCAGGAAACAACCATGAGAGGGGCCATTGAGTCCATTAGGGGGTTTTCTCCAGTGTCCACAACTGTAGGCACTAAACTTTCATGGTGCTACCACCATGGCTTCCACAGCAGCTTGCATCACAGGCACCACTTGGAAAGCAAAGGCATGGATGACCTGGAGAAGCCTTTGGTAAAATAAAGATGACCTGGTCCTTGGCCATGATTTTGGAAAACATGGGCAGGTCACCAGAGAGCAGCAGACATAGCAGAAAATGATGGGTTCTATAACCAGCCAAGGCAGCAAGGAGGTAAAGAGATAAATGCTAAAAAATGAAGGAATGGTTTTCACTGGCTCAGACTGGATTTGTTGCCTGCTGTAAGGTGGTCTCATGGATTTAAAATAAGTGATCATGTCAAATACATCTGTTTT is a genomic window containing:
- the INS gene encoding insulin, giving the protein MGISLPTKQSSFLRANFSPSLAATSLGLTLITMALWIRSLPLLALLALSGPGTSHAAANQHLCGSHLVEALYLVCGERGFFYSPKARRDIEQPLVSGPLHGEVGELPFQQEEFEKVKRGIVEQCCHNTCSLYQLENYCN